Proteins co-encoded in one Cytobacillus sp. NJ13 genomic window:
- a CDS encoding spore germination protein: MEQNAEVGILEKVRKEPVKGSLKENIKYLKDALGVEKSFDVIQLDVEYAEREMALYLVDGFVKDDILHYLMKMLAGLDAGQLEGDTLSRLIKTYIPYVEVETTDDLDKVVDMVLAGPTALVVDGVDEVILIDARTYPVRGPQEPDIERVVRGSRDGFVETLVFNTALTRRRIRDRTLRMEYMQVGRRSKTDIVVSYIEDIADPEMVKKIKDSISKIDTDGLPMAEKSIEEFISGRHWNPYPMVRYTERPDTAATHLYEGHVCIIVDGSPSVIITPTTFWHHLQHAEEYRNKPLVGAYLRFVRFLAVWASIFLLPLWYLFAIEPQLLPDVLSYIGPNDTGQLPLVIQFLMIELGLDMLRMAAIHTPSALATALGLVAALMIGQVAVEVGLFINEVILYLAIAAIGTFSTPSYEMSLANRLIRIALLIATSLFHTYGYVVGIMLLIIMLARMKSFGVPYLWPFIPFNLRAFRDVLLRSPIPLKNRRPRFLHPKDPDR; encoded by the coding sequence ATGGAACAGAATGCTGAGGTGGGGATTTTGGAGAAAGTCAGAAAAGAGCCTGTAAAGGGTTCGCTGAAAGAAAATATAAAATATCTTAAAGATGCACTTGGAGTTGAAAAAAGCTTTGATGTGATTCAGCTGGATGTTGAATATGCTGAAAGGGAAATGGCTCTATATCTTGTAGATGGCTTTGTAAAAGACGATATATTGCACTATCTGATGAAAATGCTTGCTGGATTGGATGCAGGCCAGCTGGAAGGGGATACACTTTCCCGGTTAATAAAAACGTATATACCATACGTAGAGGTTGAAACCACTGATGATCTGGATAAAGTTGTGGATATGGTACTGGCTGGTCCGACTGCATTAGTCGTGGATGGTGTCGATGAAGTGATCCTCATTGATGCCCGTACATATCCGGTTAGAGGCCCACAGGAGCCTGATATCGAACGTGTTGTCCGCGGTTCAAGGGATGGGTTTGTAGAAACACTCGTTTTTAATACTGCTTTAACGAGGAGAAGAATTAGAGACCGGACACTTCGCATGGAATATATGCAAGTGGGAAGACGGTCTAAAACAGATATTGTTGTCAGTTATATTGAAGACATTGCAGATCCTGAAATGGTCAAAAAAATAAAGGATTCAATTTCTAAGATTGACACTGATGGATTGCCAATGGCCGAAAAATCAATAGAGGAATTCATTTCTGGCCGGCATTGGAATCCATATCCAATGGTAAGATATACTGAAAGGCCTGATACAGCAGCAACCCATCTTTATGAAGGGCATGTCTGCATTATCGTCGATGGTTCGCCCAGTGTGATCATAACACCGACAACCTTCTGGCATCACCTGCAGCATGCTGAGGAATACAGGAATAAGCCTCTTGTAGGTGCTTATTTGCGATTTGTCCGCTTTTTGGCTGTATGGGCTTCCATTTTTCTTTTGCCCTTATGGTACCTATTTGCAATAGAGCCACAGCTGCTGCCTGATGTATTATCATATATCGGGCCAAATGATACAGGACAGCTGCCATTAGTCATTCAGTTCCTTATGATAGAGCTCGGTCTCGATATGCTGAGGATGGCAGCGATCCATACGCCATCCGCGCTGGCCACTGCACTAGGTCTGGTGGCGGCCCTGATGATTGGCCAGGTAGCTGTTGAAGTTGGATTGTTCATTAATGAAGTAATTCTTTATTTAGCAATAGCAGCAATTGGAACATTTTCAACACCAAGCTATGAAATGAGCCTGGCTAACAGGCTGATAAGAATAGCTCTGCTGATTGCAACAAGTCTTTTCCATACTTATGGATATGTAGTTGGCATCATGCTGCTGATAATCATGCTGGCTAGAATGAAATCTTTTGGAGTGCCGTACTTGTGGCCGTTCATCCCTTTCAATCTGAGAGCATTCAGGGATGTATTGCTCAGATCGCCAATACCATTGAAGAACAGGCGGCCGCGTTTCCTGCATCCCAAAGATCCAGACCGCTAA
- a CDS encoding YqgQ family protein: MKTIYDIQQFLKKYGTIIYIGDREADLELMAAELKELYDSQLIDVKDYQSSILILRTEIQNLKEKK; the protein is encoded by the coding sequence ATGAAAACCATTTATGATATACAGCAATTCCTGAAGAAGTATGGGACAATCATCTACATAGGGGATCGTGAAGCTGATTTGGAGCTTATGGCTGCCGAATTAAAAGAGCTATATGATTCTCAGCTTATTGATGTGAAAGATTACCAGAGCAGCATCTTGATTTTACGGACTGAAATTCAGAATCTTAAAGAGAAAAAATAG
- a CDS encoding ROK family glucokinase: MAEKWLVGVDLGGTTTKLAFINYYGEIIHKWEIPTDNSEEGKNITINIAKAIDHKLEELDLSKDKIIGIGMGAPGPVNLATGVVYNTVNLGWKDNYPLKDLLEVETSLPVIIDNDANCAALGEMWKGAGNGAKDLVCVTLGTGVGGGVIANGDIVQGASGAAGEIGHITSVPIGGAQCNCGKTGCLETIASATGIVRQALENLESGGEGVLSNLYKENGFITAKDVFDSARNGDKTSLLVVNETAMHLGLALANIANTLNPEKIVLGGGVSKAGDVLLKPVIENFVKFAFPGVKESTVIDIATLGNDAGVIGAAWLAKNK, encoded by the coding sequence TTGGCAGAAAAATGGCTGGTTGGGGTAGATTTAGGCGGAACAACTACAAAACTTGCTTTTATCAACTACTATGGGGAAATCATTCATAAATGGGAAATTCCCACTGACAATAGTGAAGAAGGAAAAAATATTACGATAAATATTGCTAAAGCCATCGATCATAAATTGGAGGAACTGGATTTAAGCAAGGACAAAATCATCGGCATTGGCATGGGGGCCCCAGGTCCTGTAAATCTGGCAACAGGTGTTGTTTATAACACTGTTAATTTAGGCTGGAAAGATAATTACCCGCTGAAGGATTTGCTTGAAGTGGAAACATCGCTTCCAGTCATCATTGATAATGATGCTAACTGCGCAGCTCTGGGGGAAATGTGGAAAGGTGCCGGAAATGGCGCTAAAGATCTTGTATGTGTCACACTTGGCACAGGTGTCGGCGGCGGAGTAATTGCAAACGGAGATATTGTGCAGGGAGCCAGCGGGGCTGCAGGTGAAATAGGCCACATTACTTCTGTTCCTATTGGCGGAGCTCAGTGCAATTGCGGAAAAACTGGCTGCCTTGAAACTATAGCATCAGCTACAGGCATTGTCCGTCAGGCTCTTGAAAACCTGGAATCAGGTGGAGAAGGGGTTCTTTCCAATTTGTATAAGGAGAATGGGTTTATCACCGCAAAAGATGTTTTCGATTCGGCAAGGAATGGGGATAAAACATCTCTTCTGGTAGTCAATGAAACAGCTATGCACCTTGGACTGGCATTGGCAAATATTGCGAATACCTTAAATCCTGAAAAAATTGTTTTAGGCGGAGGAGTATCCAAAGCAGGGGATGTCCTGCTGAAGCCTGTTATTGAAAACTTCGTTAAATTTGCGTTTCCAGGAGTGAAGGAATCCACAGTCATTGATATTGCGACATTGGGCAATGATGCTGGCGTAATTGGAGCAGCATGGCTTGCTAAAAATAAATAA
- a CDS encoding M14 family metallopeptidase, producing MKVKVRSGDSLWYYSQLFMVPVNLIADSNPGVNPASLQIGQEINIPGFTLHNYTVRPGDTFWKLSSSRNLSADALLLVNQSLNPTSLAPGAAIKLPRRVISPIVSGRRNYDYKALTADISMLSDIYPFIKVNTIGRSVLGKPIQEIRLGKRNKKVQINASFHANEWITTPILMALLNSFLLSITNVRPIRGIATMPLYNSVDLSIVPMVNPDGVDLVLNGPPPDLREEVIAINRGSTDFTGWKANIRGVDLNNQYPAKWEFEKQRSEQNAPAPRDYLGEAPLTEPEAIAMAELAKDNQFDRMLAFHTQGAEFYWGFEGLEPPESQVLALEFERVSGYKAVQYIDSFAGYKDWFIQEFRRPGFTIELGRGINPLPLSQFDDIYEEVLGIFLASLYM from the coding sequence ATGAAAGTCAAAGTCCGGTCCGGAGACTCCTTATGGTATTACAGTCAGCTCTTTATGGTGCCAGTCAATCTCATTGCTGATTCCAATCCCGGCGTTAATCCTGCATCGCTGCAGATAGGCCAGGAAATTAATATTCCAGGCTTTACATTGCACAATTATACGGTTAGACCAGGAGACACCTTTTGGAAGCTGAGTTCTTCCCGAAACCTTTCTGCAGATGCTCTTCTCCTGGTTAATCAATCCCTTAATCCCACCAGTCTGGCCCCTGGTGCAGCCATAAAGCTGCCAAGGCGGGTAATATCTCCAATTGTATCAGGCAGGAGAAATTATGACTATAAAGCTTTAACGGCCGATATTTCCATGCTGTCAGATATTTATCCGTTTATAAAGGTAAATACAATTGGCAGAAGTGTCCTTGGGAAGCCAATTCAGGAGATTCGTCTGGGAAAAAGGAATAAGAAAGTGCAAATTAATGCATCTTTTCATGCAAACGAATGGATTACAACCCCTATATTAATGGCTTTGCTGAACAGCTTTCTCTTATCCATAACAAATGTCCGGCCGATAAGAGGGATTGCAACAATGCCTTTATATAATTCTGTTGACCTTTCCATAGTTCCAATGGTGAACCCTGATGGAGTAGATCTCGTCTTAAATGGGCCACCTCCAGATCTAAGGGAAGAAGTAATCGCCATAAATAGGGGAAGCACTGATTTCACAGGCTGGAAGGCTAATATTAGGGGTGTTGATTTAAATAATCAGTATCCTGCCAAATGGGAATTTGAGAAGCAGAGAAGTGAACAAAATGCTCCGGCACCAAGAGATTACCTTGGCGAAGCCCCGTTAACGGAACCAGAAGCCATAGCAATGGCGGAACTGGCAAAAGATAATCAATTCGACCGGATGCTTGCATTCCATACACAAGGAGCAGAATTTTATTGGGGATTCGAGGGATTGGAGCCGCCGGAATCACAGGTGCTCGCGCTTGAGTTCGAGCGTGTCAGCGGGTATAAAGCAGTTCAATACATTGATAGTTTTGCGGGTTATAAGGATTGGTTCATACAGGAGTTCCGGAGACCGGGATTCACAATTGAACTTGGAAGAGGCATCAATCCGCTGCCCCTGTCACAATTTGATGATATTTATGAAGAAGTGCTGGGCATTTTTCTTGCATCGCTTTATATGTGA
- a CDS encoding MTH1187 family thiamine-binding protein, protein MAIADVTVIPIGTETPSVSSYVADIQRVLKKYEESGKIRFQLTPMNTIIEGELADLFEVIQAMHEVPFENGLMRVATNIRIDDRRDVKRKMEEKVRRVESQLNG, encoded by the coding sequence ATGGCTATTGCAGATGTTACTGTTATTCCAATTGGAACGGAAACGCCAAGTGTCAGCAGTTATGTGGCAGACATTCAGCGTGTATTAAAAAAATACGAAGAAAGCGGCAAAATCCGATTTCAGCTGACACCTATGAATACCATTATTGAAGGGGAGCTTGCTGATTTGTTTGAGGTCATCCAGGCAATGCATGAAGTCCCTTTTGAAAATGGCCTAATGAGGGTGGCGACGAATATCCGCATTGATGACAGACGTGATGTTAAAAGGAAAATGGAAGAAAAAGTCCGAAGGGTTGAAAGTCAGTTAAATGGCTAA
- a CDS encoding DUF2759 domain-containing protein, whose translation MGLPIIFALVAVLAAFGAFSALKNKNFLGLVFAVGTLAVFGWFSVMTIINSGYPAVH comes from the coding sequence ATGGGACTACCAATTATTTTTGCATTAGTCGCAGTTCTTGCAGCTTTTGGTGCGTTTAGCGCACTGAAAAACAAGAACTTCCTTGGCTTGGTTTTTGCTGTAGGAACACTTGCCGTTTTCGGATGGTTCTCTGTAATGACCATAATTAACAGTGGATATCCTGCTGTTCACTAA
- a CDS encoding MBL fold metallo-hydrolase produces the protein MEWNQIPLGPLQTNCYVLSNENKDCLIFDPGEESGKLSAIIEQKRLNPLAVILTHAHFDHIGAVDEIRDAFSIPVYIHEKEAAWLPDPALNGSHLFRIGKLIKARAADHIITGEQELSIGEFNLKILETPGHSPGSISLYFKDADIVVAGDALFSGSIGRTDLPGGNHQQLLESIHNKLLTLPEETEVLPGHGPVTTIGQEMDSNPFLNGF, from the coding sequence ATGGAATGGAATCAGATCCCTCTTGGCCCATTGCAAACAAACTGTTATGTACTTTCGAATGAAAACAAAGATTGTTTAATCTTCGATCCGGGTGAAGAGAGCGGAAAACTAAGCGCTATTATTGAACAAAAAAGGCTAAATCCTTTAGCTGTAATTCTTACTCATGCCCACTTTGATCATATTGGCGCTGTAGACGAAATACGAGATGCATTTTCTATTCCTGTATACATACATGAAAAAGAAGCAGCGTGGCTTCCAGATCCAGCATTAAATGGTTCGCACCTTTTTAGAATAGGCAAGCTGATAAAAGCAAGGGCCGCCGACCATATTATAACAGGGGAACAAGAGTTGAGCATAGGTGAATTTAACTTAAAAATTTTAGAGACGCCAGGCCATTCTCCCGGCAGTATTTCACTGTATTTTAAAGATGCTGATATCGTGGTTGCCGGTGATGCATTATTCAGCGGGAGCATTGGACGCACAGACCTGCCGGGCGGCAATCATCAGCAGCTTCTTGAAAGTATACATAATAAGCTATTAACATTGCCTGAAGAAACAGAAGTACTTCCAGGACATGGACCGGTTACGACAATTGGACAGGAAATGGATTCAAATCCATTCCTGAATGGGTTCTGA
- a CDS encoding SAM-dependent methyltransferase, translated as MRNFLMNFIENTPQQMISYAEYIQQALYHSEYGYYMKNMLKIGPGGDFITSSNISDIYGRTISKWFFQKAKEYKLPFQVCEIGGGNGRFARAFIDEWNLIADEEIHYCILETSPYHRKLQREQIAFSEHIRQIDSLNEITPFCGMIFSNELFDALPVHVVEKKNDQLHEIMVTVKEGELAEKAVPLTNGDICLFLEESGLSLSNGQRIEIPLQMEQMIESLSAALDKGIVLTADYGYTDKEWQEPMRRDGSLRGYYKHSLINNVLEHPGEMDITSHIHFDSLIRIGEKGGLNFHFKMRQDEFFLSAGILQELEDHYDPNPFSPISKRNRAIRSLIMPSGMSSAFHLVLQAKKI; from the coding sequence ATGCGGAATTTTTTGATGAATTTTATAGAAAATACTCCTCAGCAAATGATCAGCTATGCTGAATATATCCAGCAGGCCCTGTACCATTCCGAATATGGTTATTATATGAAAAATATGCTGAAAATTGGGCCAGGAGGAGATTTTATAACAAGCAGCAATATTTCTGATATATATGGAAGAACCATTTCAAAGTGGTTTTTTCAGAAGGCAAAGGAGTATAAGCTGCCTTTTCAGGTCTGCGAAATAGGGGGCGGAAATGGGCGTTTCGCCAGAGCTTTCATTGATGAATGGAATCTTATTGCTGATGAAGAGATTCATTACTGCATTCTTGAAACAAGCCCCTATCACAGGAAGCTGCAGCGGGAACAGATTGCATTTTCTGAACATATCAGACAAATAGATAGCTTGAATGAAATCACTCCATTTTGCGGCATGATTTTTTCAAATGAGCTGTTTGATGCCTTGCCCGTACATGTGGTTGAAAAAAAGAATGATCAATTGCATGAAATTATGGTAACCGTAAAAGAAGGGGAGCTTGCAGAGAAAGCTGTGCCATTAACAAATGGAGATATTTGCTTATTTCTTGAAGAAAGCGGTCTGTCACTTAGCAATGGCCAAAGAATTGAAATTCCTCTGCAAATGGAACAGATGATTGAGAGCTTGTCTGCTGCACTGGATAAAGGCATTGTACTGACTGCCGATTATGGATATACAGATAAGGAATGGCAAGAACCGATGAGAAGGGATGGAAGTCTCAGAGGTTATTACAAGCATTCTTTAATCAATAATGTACTGGAGCACCCAGGAGAGATGGACATAACCAGCCATATCCACTTTGATTCCCTGATCCGCATTGGAGAAAAGGGAGGGCTGAATTTCCATTTTAAAATGAGGCAGGACGAATTCTTTCTGTCTGCGGGCATTTTACAGGAACTTGAAGATCATTATGATCCTAACCCTTTTTCTCCTATCAGCAAAAGAAACCGGGCAATCAGAAGTCTGATTATGCCTTCAGGAATGAGTTCAGCATTTCATCTAGTTCTTCAGGCAAAGAAAATATGA
- a CDS encoding DUF2626 domain-containing protein: MDRMYRVLGFWTGIFAVMFYLGDMYTTSLIFFGQTGFFLLLSYLKLSERMYIYVFGAYLTVFFVGFTYWSTFMMTPGAGGH; the protein is encoded by the coding sequence ATGGATCGTATGTACAGAGTATTAGGCTTCTGGACGGGAATTTTCGCTGTTATGTTTTACCTTGGCGATATGTATACAACGTCCTTGATTTTCTTCGGCCAAACAGGATTTTTCCTGCTTTTAAGCTACTTAAAGCTTTCCGAACGTATGTATATTTATGTTTTTGGAGCATACTTAACCGTTTTCTTCGTAGGCTTCACTTATTGGTCAACATTTATGATGACACCTGGCGCTGGCGGCCACTAA
- a CDS encoding helix-turn-helix domain-containing protein, whose translation MEQTLKITNVLSDPTRYYIYQYITKRHKNVTVQEIADNFSIHPNVARLHLSKLEDVSMLVSETKKTGKGGRPSRLYRLSDDVIQLHFPYRDYQLLAKIAMETMLELGEEGRKALYSTGKKFGRELIQQELRRFAGTEKLTFDQKLNILKHAADMSGFHPEFDANDEKTIVYFQIYNCPFKEVAARHAEPVCNMHYEYLKGMFESLFDSIQLVEKQNMLTGCDACSYQAIVGN comes from the coding sequence ATGGAGCAAACATTAAAAATAACTAATGTGTTATCCGATCCAACCCGCTATTATATTTATCAATACATTACGAAAAGACATAAAAATGTTACCGTACAGGAGATTGCAGATAATTTCAGCATCCATCCCAATGTGGCAAGATTGCATTTATCCAAGCTCGAAGATGTCAGTATGCTTGTATCTGAAACAAAAAAAACAGGCAAAGGCGGAAGGCCAAGCCGGTTATACCGGTTATCTGATGATGTAATTCAGCTGCATTTTCCTTACAGGGATTATCAGCTGCTGGCCAAAATAGCCATGGAGACAATGCTGGAGTTAGGTGAAGAAGGCAGAAAAGCACTATATTCGACAGGAAAGAAATTTGGCAGAGAACTGATCCAGCAAGAGCTTAGAAGATTTGCAGGCACAGAAAAACTTACCTTTGACCAGAAATTAAACATCTTAAAGCATGCTGCCGATATGTCAGGTTTTCACCCTGAATTTGATGCAAATGACGAAAAGACCATTGTCTATTTCCAAATTTATAATTGCCCATTTAAAGAGGTTGCAGCTCGGCATGCAGAGCCTGTGTGCAATATGCATTATGAATATTTGAAGGGAATGTTTGAAAGTTTGTTTGATTCCATTCAGCTGGTGGAAAAGCAAAATATGCTGACTGGCTGTGATGCATGCTCCTACCAGGCAATTGTTGGAAACTAA
- a CDS encoding Spx/MgsR family RNA polymerase-binding regulatory protein, with product MSQLTFFTYPSCTSCRKTKKWLTAHSIDFEERHLFRETPSPRELLKILSLTTSGLDELLATRSQSYKKLEQNLEELSLSEVVQLVIKEPKLLRRPILTTGDKIVIGYNPDAFKNIAK from the coding sequence ATGAGCCAATTGACATTTTTCACATATCCCAGCTGTACTTCCTGCAGAAAGACGAAAAAATGGCTGACAGCCCATTCAATTGATTTTGAAGAAAGACATCTCTTCAGGGAGACTCCATCACCAAGAGAATTATTAAAAATCCTTTCCTTAACAACAAGCGGCCTTGACGAGCTGCTCGCGACCCGCAGCCAATCCTATAAAAAACTGGAACAGAACCTTGAAGAATTATCGTTATCAGAAGTGGTGCAATTGGTAATAAAGGAGCCAAAACTGCTCCGGAGGCCCATACTGACAACCGGAGATAAAATTGTCATTGGCTATAATCCGGATGCATTTAAGAATATTGCGAAATAG
- the comGA gene encoding competence type IV pilus ATPase ComGA: MSIIERMAERIIKDAVRSHASDIHIIPRRKDTLIQLRFGSQLTPRLYLPKEECDRLISHFKFTASMDIGEKRRPQSGAYSLEVDGQMIGLRFSTLPSSHSESLVIRILPQQEQIPFFRISLFPDMTRKMLALLKHAHGLIIFTGPTGSGKTTTLYSLLNETSHMFHRNVITLEDPIEKENDLVLQVQVNEKAGVSYSAGLKAILRHDPDIIMVGEIRDAETAKIAVRAALTGHLVLSTMHTRDAQGAVYRLAEFGVNMLEIEQTLVAVTAQRLVELNCPFCEGDCSPFCYGYGRWKRASVFELLAGRALNASIKKARGEISLVKYRTLKEVITKGIALGYIKETEYSRWVHDNADK; encoded by the coding sequence TTGAGTATAATTGAAAGAATGGCAGAACGAATTATTAAAGACGCCGTTAGGAGCCATGCTTCCGACATCCACATTATTCCCCGAAGAAAAGATACTCTAATTCAGCTTAGATTCGGCAGCCAATTGACCCCCAGGCTTTATCTTCCCAAAGAAGAGTGTGACAGACTGATTTCTCATTTTAAATTTACCGCTTCAATGGACATTGGTGAAAAAAGACGGCCGCAAAGCGGTGCATATTCCCTTGAAGTTGATGGACAAATGATTGGACTGCGTTTTTCAACCCTCCCATCAAGCCACAGCGAAAGCCTCGTTATCAGAATTCTGCCCCAGCAGGAACAAATTCCTTTTTTTCGAATCAGCCTTTTTCCAGACATGACCAGAAAAATGCTTGCATTGCTGAAGCATGCTCATGGATTAATAATTTTCACAGGCCCAACCGGAAGCGGAAAAACCACAACATTGTATTCCCTGCTGAATGAAACCTCCCATATGTTCCATCGCAATGTGATCACCCTGGAAGATCCGATTGAAAAAGAGAATGACTTGGTTCTTCAAGTTCAAGTAAATGAGAAAGCGGGCGTTTCTTATTCCGCAGGCTTGAAAGCAATACTTCGCCATGACCCCGATATCATTATGGTGGGTGAAATCCGGGATGCGGAAACTGCGAAGATTGCAGTTAGAGCAGCGCTTACAGGACACCTTGTCTTAAGCACGATGCATACTCGGGATGCTCAGGGGGCTGTATATCGTTTAGCTGAGTTTGGGGTGAATATGCTGGAAATTGAGCAGACACTAGTGGCTGTCACTGCTCAGCGCCTTGTCGAATTGAATTGCCCTTTTTGTGAAGGGGACTGTTCTCCATTCTGCTATGGATACGGCAGGTGGAAAAGGGCAAGTGTGTTTGAGCTTCTTGCAGGAAGAGCGCTTAATGCCTCCATAAAGAAGGCAAGAGGCGAAATCAGCCTTGTTAAGTATCGCACACTTAAAGAGGTAATAACTAAAGGGATTGCTCTTGGATATATAAAGGAAACTGAGTACAGCAGGTGGGTGCACGATAATGCAGACAAATAA
- the comGB gene encoding competence type IV pilus assembly protein ComGB — MQTNKWTIQEQGLFLKNTGELLSRGYPLSEALESLMHQLPPKRKHEISLCHSQLKAGFPFYQILANMNFNKNLIGYVFFAEQHGGLASAFLEGSEMVLRKGRDIEKLKKLMAYPIFLMFITALLFVFVDKVLLPRFSSLFVSMQLQPNFFTKAVYLFGDLLPLFILIALFGLVPLLIYYFFRFRNLSPIQQKKIMVKVPAGGHFLRLYYTHFFAAQLSHLLNGGLSIHEALSLFEKNDKQPFYSALGEAVKIKLREGNKLENILMSYPFFERELANIIRHGQKNGRLDQELSFFSRHCLNKLEEKTEKLLKMIQPILYMFIGFLIVSMYLAVLLPMFHLLEGF, encoded by the coding sequence ATGCAGACAAATAAATGGACCATTCAAGAACAGGGTTTGTTTCTGAAGAATACAGGAGAACTGCTGTCCAGAGGGTACCCCTTATCTGAGGCACTGGAATCACTGATGCATCAGCTGCCGCCAAAACGAAAACATGAAATCAGCCTGTGCCACTCTCAATTGAAAGCAGGATTTCCATTTTATCAAATCCTTGCAAACATGAACTTTAATAAAAATCTGATTGGCTATGTATTTTTTGCTGAACAGCATGGCGGTCTTGCTTCTGCATTTCTTGAAGGAAGCGAAATGGTGCTGAGAAAAGGCAGGGACATCGAAAAATTGAAAAAATTGATGGCCTATCCTATTTTTCTGATGTTCATTACCGCATTGCTATTTGTTTTCGTTGATAAAGTCCTGCTCCCCCGTTTCTCTTCTTTATTCGTTTCCATGCAACTTCAGCCTAATTTCTTCACAAAAGCCGTTTATTTGTTTGGGGACCTTCTCCCATTATTCATTCTGATTGCACTCTTCGGATTAGTCCCTTTGCTTATATACTATTTTTTTAGATTCAGAAACCTTTCCCCTATCCAGCAAAAAAAGATCATGGTAAAAGTTCCTGCAGGAGGCCATTTTCTTCGCCTTTACTACACCCATTTCTTTGCTGCACAGCTCAGTCACCTTTTAAATGGCGGCCTATCCATACATGAGGCACTTAGTCTTTTTGAGAAAAATGATAAGCAGCCTTTTTACAGTGCCCTGGGTGAAGCCGTGAAAATCAAACTCCGAGAGGGGAATAAGCTTGAGAATATACTCATGAGTTATCCTTTTTTTGAAAGGGAACTGGCCAATATTATCAGACATGGTCAAAAAAATGGCAGGCTGGACCAGGAATTATCTTTTTTCAGCAGGCACTGCCTAAACAAATTGGAGGAAAAGACAGAAAAACTCCTAAAAATGATTCAGCCTATTTTATATATGTTTATCGGGTTTTTAATAGTCTCAATGTATTTGGCGGTTCTGCTGCCTATGTTTCATCTATTGGAGGGATTCTAA
- the comGC gene encoding competence type IV pilus major pilin ComGC, translating into MKWRIVNNNDKGFTLIEMMIVLLVISVLLIITIPNVTKHNSKINSKGCDAFVKMVQAQVQAYEIDNKELPSDIQDLVDAEYLNAETTTCPNGDAIKISAEGKVETAGS; encoded by the coding sequence ATGAAATGGCGCATAGTAAACAACAATGACAAAGGGTTCACGCTCATTGAAATGATGATTGTTTTATTGGTGATTTCGGTGCTTTTAATCATTACCATTCCGAATGTAACGAAACACAATTCAAAAATAAACAGCAAGGGATGCGATGCGTTTGTTAAAATGGTGCAGGCCCAGGTTCAGGCATATGAAATTGACAATAAAGAGCTTCCTTCGGATATACAGGATTTAGTGGATGCTGAATATCTCAATGCCGAAACCACTACTTGTCCAAATGGAGATGCCATTAAGATTTCTGCAGAGGGGAAGGTTGAAACTGCAGGGTCATGA
- the comGD gene encoding competence type IV pilus minor pilin ComGD, whose protein sequence is MIKNKEGFTLIETLFIFSIFLIIATITAVLLKPQFLYLEKIMFFSQLKSDLLYAQNYAITHQTDVAIQIIPEENRYFAQVKLAADPIISREYPGIIEIKEGTMPLFFQYGPGGITNKFGTFYVKADNDQYKITFLIGRGRFYVEKE, encoded by the coding sequence ATGATAAAAAACAAAGAAGGCTTTACATTAATAGAAACTCTATTCATTTTCAGTATTTTCCTTATTATTGCCACGATTACAGCTGTTCTTCTAAAACCGCAATTCCTCTATCTTGAAAAGATAATGTTCTTTTCCCAATTAAAGTCTGACCTGCTTTATGCCCAAAACTATGCCATAACACATCAGACAGATGTAGCTATTCAGATTATTCCCGAGGAGAACAGGTATTTTGCTCAGGTAAAGCTTGCAGCTGATCCTATCATTAGCAGAGAATATCCGGGAATCATTGAGATTAAGGAGGGGACCATGCCTTTGTTTTTTCAATATGGGCCAGGCGGCATTACAAATAAATTCGGTACCTTCTATGTCAAAGCAGACAATGATCAATACAAAATTACCTTTTTAATCGGAAGAGGGAGATTTTATGTGGAGAAGGAATGA